In Malaclemys terrapin pileata isolate rMalTer1 chromosome 10, rMalTer1.hap1, whole genome shotgun sequence, the DNA window TCCCCTTCGGCATCGTCTCCCTGGTCATCGGCGTCGCAGCGACGTGCATCACCTTCATCATCAATGGGCCGCAGATGGACATCGCCAAGGCGGTCTCGGTGGCCACCTTGATGTTTGGAGTGGGCCTGCTGGTGGCTGCTTACATCTGCTGGCGGGCCAAGCGGGAAAGGCAGCGGCAGAGGCAGCGAGAGGAGCCCCTCTCCTTAGAGCAGGGAGCCCTATGATGCGGGCCTGGGGAGGTGCGGAGACAATACCCCAACCGGTAGACCCAGGCTGGTGACATCTCCCTTCTTCCTGCACCCcatggtggaggtggggggctctGTGGACCACACCAGCACTTGAGAGCCTGGCTCCTGCCCGCCCTTGTTTGCTGCCTGAGCCGAGCCATGTCACCGCCAGTACAAGTGCAGCCCCGGTCCCCAGGAAGGATTATAAGTCACCTCTGCAAGCAGCAGGGAGGCGCGGCTGGCGACACAGCAGACTCTCCCGACAAGCTCACTTTCGAAGAGCAACAGGCTCTGGGTGGAAGTGTTGGAACTAGCTTGAGAAAGTCACCGGAGAAAGCGGAGCTGCCAGTCTCCGCGTCCACTCACAGCACTTCTAAAGAGCGGCTTTGTCTCGAGCTGAGAACCGCGGCACTGGAGATCTGACACCTGCAAGGAACCTGGCTCCATccaactgaaattttccaagaaGCTGCTGAGCTGGGGCCGAGTTACAGAACTAGTGCCCTATGTCTCTGCTTTTGTCTCTGGTGCAtggcggggggaagagggctgAAAGAGCCTCGAAATGCTTGGATTGGTGTCAAAAAGACATTGGTCATACCCCTTCTCCAAGAGAACCACGATGCCCCGGACCAAAGGCCATTATTGGATTTTCAGAATGAATGTATGCAACGTGGGGAGTTCCTAGGAAGTTTTAGGGCCAAGCAGACGCCATCTCTGTGTTTAGTGGAGACAGGGAGGAGCAGTACACTCAatgagcaatgggggggggggaggcagtgaaCCCCAAAGAGCTAAAGGAAAAGGGAGCACCTCTGATGTGGGATGGGAGGGTGGTAAGCGAGGCTGAAACTTGAGGTAGCAGGGTGGTGTGACCTCCTCTGCGGAGCATGGCTTAGCACCGAGAGGAGGGGCTGGTGCCTGGCTGCCATGCCCTCCTTGAGGAGTATGACTGGGGGCACAGGTAGCAGGGGAAGGTCAGAGGAGGGCATGCCCTCCCACTAGATGCATTGCACAGTAGGAGAAGATACCAGGTTGGTCTGCCCTTCactgtggagcagggctgggcataCAGAGAAGGCTTAAAAGCACTGGATCTTCAACCCATGGTTAATGTGTCTGTGCTTCACACTGGATGTCTCTCTACCCTTTGCTGGGCTGGCCCAGCCACAGGCAGTCTGCACCAGCATGATGTAGCTGAGCTGGCACTGGATCCTAAACCATTAGGCAGGGAGGAGAGGCTACAACTGCCTGCAGGAGGAAGAAAGCTGAGGAtatcctgggggaagggggcatttGCTAACATGTTCAGAGTAGATCTTGACAGTGGTAGGAGAGTGAGTATAAAGGGGATATTGACTCCCACTGGTACAGAGCAGTGGCTAGATTGGGACCTGTAGCTGCAGtcaaagggggcaggaggagaagggTATTTTACAAACCTTTTTTGAATTAAG includes these proteins:
- the LOC128844958 gene encoding transmembrane protein 100-like, coding for MMGCKSNSLTCLQGGKPALPLTTTTDSTATLNKLALATGGTEKSWYRCIFPFGIVSLVIGVAATCITFIINGPQMDIAKAVSVATLMFGVGLLVAAYICWRAKRERQRQRQREEPLSLEQGAL